Proteins from one Bradyrhizobium sp. CB82 genomic window:
- a CDS encoding IS630 family transposase (programmed frameshift) produces MGKPYSLDLRKRVVAAIESGMSRNQAAKQFGVAISTAIGWMKRVDETGSVEPSQMGGYKPKAISGEHAAWLSQRIKDGDFTIRGLVAELAGRGLKVDYHSVWDFVHAEKLSFKKKRVAAGERDRPEVARRRAQWAKYQGRVEAERLVFIDETWTRTDMAPLRGWAPRGLRLHARVPHGRWKTMTFLAALRHDRIDAPWFLEGPIDGVSFRTYVEKILLPTLQPGDIVILDNLGSHRSKAVRQLIRSVGAKLFFLPKYSPDLNPIEQVFAKLKHLLRKAAARTVDAVCAAIGHALDGFTSEECANYLKNSGYRT; encoded by the exons ATGGGCAAGCCTTATTCTCTGGATCTTCGCAAGCGGGTCGTGGCGGCAATTGAGAGCGGGATGTCCCGCAATCAGGCCGCCAAGCAGTTTGGGGTAGCGATCAGCACGGCCATTGGCTGGATGAAGCGGGTCGATGAGACCGGCAGCGTTGAGCCCAGTCAGATGGGCGGCTACAAGCCGAAGGCGATTTCGGGCGAGCATGCGGCCTGGCTGTCGCAGCGGATCAAGGACGGCGATTTCACCATCCGTGGTCTCGTTGCCGAGCTTGCCGGCCGCGGCCTGAAGGTCGACTACCACTCGGTGTGGGACTTCGTACATGCCGAGAAGCTCAGCTTCAAAAAAAAGCG CGTGGCGGCTGGCGAACGCGATCGTCCCGAGGTCGCGCGGCGGCGAGCCCAGTGGGCAAAGTATCAAGGTCGCGTCGAAGCTGAGCGACTGGTCTTCATCGACGAGACCTGGACCAGGACTGATATGGCCCCCTTGCGGGGATGGGCGCCGCGCGGGCTCAGACTTCACGCCAGGGTTCCTCACGGCCGCTGGAAGACCATGACCTTCCTGGCGGCCCTGCGCCATGACCGGATCGATGCGCCATGGTTCCTCGAGGGGCCGATCGATGGCGTGAGCTTCCGCACCTACGTCGAGAAGATCCTCCTGCCGACCCTTCAGCCCGGCGATATCGTCATCTTGGATAACCTCGGCAGCCACAGGAGCAAGGCAGTTCGCCAGCTCATCCGTTCGGTCGGCGCCAAACTCTTCTTCCTGCCAAAATACTCGCCCGACCTGAACCCGATCGAACAGGTCTTTGCCAAGCTCAAGCACCTGCTCCGCAAAGCTGCCGCGCGAACCGTCGATGCGGTCTGCGCCGCTATCGGCCACGCGCTCGACGGCTTCACCTCCGAGGAATGTGCCAACTACCTCAAAAATTCAGGCTATCGAACTTAA
- a CDS encoding TOBE domain-containing protein, with the protein MRISARNQIKGTVKEVKKVATTAHVSVDIGSQVVTSSITNESVDGLDIKVGSSVYIVIKASDVMIGID; encoded by the coding sequence ATGCGTATCAGCGCCCGCAATCAGATCAAGGGAACGGTTAAGGAGGTGAAGAAGGTGGCCACAACCGCCCATGTGTCCGTCGACATTGGCAGTCAGGTGGTCACGTCCTCAATCACCAACGAGTCCGTTGATGGCCTCGATATCAAGGTTGGCAGCAGCGTCTACATAGTGATCAAGGCGTCTGATGTGATGATCGGCATCGACTGA
- a CDS encoding VOC family protein — MTTADSAPIVPIGVNHIVLNVRNIEESHQFWTEVVGLRLVGEFRQRPGRKMWFYSGMGPHGLHHHDLALVENTNLPVPPAGWQMWDSPMAINHIAIAYPSREAWLRQLAYLQRKGVKFDRRIDHGMTHSLYLHDPNGYGVELVYELPRDVWEGDIDAALNFAEVRPHEGAELLVDRTDVPVFGTQSRPSN, encoded by the coding sequence ATGACAACAGCAGATTCGGCACCAATTGTACCCATCGGGGTAAACCACATCGTGTTGAACGTCCGCAACATTGAGGAAAGTCATCAATTCTGGACGGAGGTCGTCGGCCTACGTCTCGTCGGCGAATTCCGGCAACGACCGGGTCGTAAGATGTGGTTTTATAGCGGCATGGGTCCCCATGGCCTCCATCACCACGATCTTGCGCTCGTCGAGAACACGAACCTGCCGGTGCCGCCTGCCGGATGGCAAATGTGGGACTCGCCCATGGCAATCAATCACATTGCGATTGCTTACCCAAGCCGCGAGGCGTGGTTGCGTCAGCTCGCCTATCTCCAAAGGAAGGGCGTGAAGTTCGACCGGCGCATCGATCATGGCATGACGCACAGCCTTTATCTCCACGATCCAAACGGGTATGGCGTCGAGTTGGTTTACGAACTGCCACGGGATGTCTGGGAGGGCGACATCGACGCCGCACTGAACTTTGCTGAGGTACGACCGCACGAAGGGGCCGAATTGCTCGTTGATCGCACCGACGTTCCGGTGTTCGGCACACAATCGAGACCATCAAACTAA
- a CDS encoding GFA family protein — protein sequence MTGSAYLVEPIFKREDVIFHGIPPKTYEHRSDTSGKRVTLNFCGRCATTICLDLERFPDILGICGGTFDDPNWFECSKDNCRHIFTRSAQRGVVLPAGVTLYEEHALELDGTPNRPTMLAHMLLLDHGGYRGE from the coding sequence TTGACGGGATCGGCATACCTGGTCGAACCGATCTTCAAACGAGAGGACGTCATATTCCACGGAATCCCACCGAAAACCTATGAGCATCGGTCCGACACCAGCGGCAAGCGCGTTACGCTGAATTTCTGCGGCAGGTGCGCGACGACCATCTGCCTCGATCTGGAGCGCTTCCCCGACATCCTGGGAATCTGCGGCGGCACGTTCGACGATCCCAACTGGTTCGAGTGCAGCAAGGACAACTGCCGCCATATCTTCACGCGCTCGGCTCAAAGGGGCGTGGTCCTACCGGCCGGCGTGACTCTCTACGAGGAGCACGCCCTCGAGCTCGACGGAACCCCCAACCGGCCGACCATGCTCGCACACATGCTCTTGTTGGATCACGGCGGATATCGAGGAGAATAG
- a CDS encoding LysR substrate-binding domain-containing protein, which translates to MSATVGLADFKRDNVDLAIRLGHGRYPGLHAEPLFNEALTPLCSPELLKGKGRLKTPDDLRKHRLIHDMSIPGGGDYSAWDRWLALAGAKHVSAHRGAKFTLAEVAMQAAIDGVGVVLGRVVLAEGDLAAGRLVRPFKIALPLDVSYFLVRSNATAPRPEMLSFRNWLFGSLKQASVVRSPSSPSPSRNA; encoded by the coding sequence ATCTCGGCCACGGTCGGCCTCGCGGACTTTAAGCGCGACAACGTCGACCTTGCCATTCGGTTGGGCCACGGGCGCTACCCGGGACTTCATGCCGAGCCGCTGTTCAACGAGGCCTTGACCCCTCTGTGTTCGCCCGAACTGCTCAAGGGCAAAGGACGCCTGAAGACACCTGACGACCTGCGAAAACATCGGCTCATTCATGACATGTCGATACCCGGTGGCGGCGACTACTCCGCCTGGGACAGATGGCTGGCGCTTGCGGGCGCAAAGCATGTGTCCGCGCACCGGGGTGCCAAATTCACCCTTGCCGAGGTGGCCATGCAGGCGGCGATCGATGGCGTCGGCGTAGTGCTCGGGCGCGTCGTGCTGGCCGAGGGGGACCTGGCGGCAGGTCGGCTGGTCCGTCCCTTCAAGATCGCGCTGCCGCTGGACGTGAGCTACTTCCTCGTTAGGTCCAACGCCACGGCACCGCGTCCGGAAATGCTGTCCTTCCGGAATTGGCTCTTTGGCTCGCTGAAACAGGCGTCCGTGGTAAGGAGCCCGTCATCCCCGTCGCCATCAAGGAATGCCTGA
- a CDS encoding ATP-binding protein produces MPGPVSVRWRLLVAFLGISAFAVLAAAASMWALLVLGRVVERTTEERAPAALALLQLSRQAERIAAAAPALLAAPDEAGRTKVAADIRTQLAKLEAILVELRATSDPTVFGPIETSVAGLGSNLDALDGLLAERLATAQTKAKLLSRLSTTVVGSNRLVAPGILVLDSQIAVWRHAGGEGSGENLARAVAGAVPLQKAQLEIAALNDSLLKAADARSSADLSLLAFPLKRSLSALEAIAAEFEPSLRDRFHDRLHELVVLAEGPDGLPAARERELQALGRGERMLAENAALSRGLTEAVDRLVAGAKADIAAASTESRRVRELSTAVLGAIVLASLLSSALIVWLYVDRQLIGRLKALAGTMLQIAGGELWVPLPVPGGDEIGRMAEALRVFRDTAVEVEEQRLRERQVVLDTIDYGVLILDPELRVRMYNRAFRDLWELPDEVLRARHTLEELLLGYSRRGLHGVPEEEWDGYVARRLAEVHTASTPPQEWHRPDGRVLQYEVVALPDGGRMLTYFDLTRLKRAEEALVHAQKMAALGQLTAGIAHEIKNPLNFVNNFAGLSVDLLEELKDVAAKAVGALDPGKRAEIVETIGMLTGNLKRIVEHGRRADGIVRSMLQHSRGSSGEWQATDLNMLVEEALNLAYHGARAQDQSFDITLERNLDRDLAPVDVVPQELTRVLLNLIGNGFYAANKRSRENDGAYRPELKITTREFGESVEVRVRDNGIGIPPENREKLFQPFFTTKPTGEGTGLGLSISYEIVTQQHGGTITVDSEVGEFTEFTVRLPRRRHAVAGRMG; encoded by the coding sequence ATGCCGGGGCCTGTGAGCGTACGCTGGCGGCTACTGGTTGCGTTCCTCGGCATCAGCGCCTTTGCCGTGCTCGCCGCCGCGGCGTCGATGTGGGCCTTACTCGTACTCGGCAGGGTCGTCGAGCGGACAACTGAGGAGCGTGCCCCGGCGGCCCTCGCCTTGTTGCAATTGTCGCGCCAAGCCGAACGGATCGCGGCCGCCGCTCCGGCGCTTCTCGCAGCCCCGGACGAAGCCGGTCGCACAAAGGTTGCCGCCGACATCCGTACGCAGCTCGCCAAGCTGGAGGCGATCCTTGTTGAGCTGCGCGCCACCAGTGACCCGACCGTGTTCGGCCCGATCGAAACCTCGGTGGCTGGGCTCGGCAGCAATCTCGATGCGCTCGACGGACTCCTCGCGGAGAGGCTCGCGACCGCCCAGACCAAAGCGAAGCTGCTGAGCCGGCTCTCGACCACAGTGGTCGGCAGCAACCGGCTGGTGGCGCCGGGCATTCTCGTGCTCGATTCGCAAATCGCGGTATGGCGGCACGCCGGGGGTGAGGGATCCGGCGAGAACCTCGCCCGTGCGGTCGCAGGTGCCGTTCCACTGCAAAAAGCGCAGCTCGAGATCGCGGCGCTCAATGACAGTCTGCTCAAGGCCGCTGACGCCCGCTCGTCGGCGGACCTGTCGCTGCTCGCCTTTCCGCTCAAGCGCTCGCTTTCCGCGCTTGAGGCGATCGCGGCTGAATTTGAACCGTCGCTCCGGGATCGCTTCCATGACCGGCTGCATGAACTCGTCGTACTCGCGGAGGGGCCGGATGGCTTGCCGGCTGCCCGCGAGCGCGAACTCCAGGCGCTTGGCCGTGGCGAGCGAATGCTGGCCGAGAACGCCGCCCTTTCCCGTGGTCTTACCGAGGCTGTGGATCGACTCGTGGCCGGTGCTAAGGCCGACATTGCGGCCGCCAGCACAGAGTCGAGGCGTGTCCGGGAACTGAGCACCGCTGTGCTTGGCGCAATCGTGCTGGCCAGCCTTCTAAGTTCGGCGTTGATCGTCTGGCTCTACGTCGATCGGCAGCTGATTGGCCGGCTCAAGGCTCTCGCCGGCACCATGCTCCAGATCGCTGGCGGCGAGCTCTGGGTACCGCTGCCCGTGCCCGGAGGGGACGAGATCGGCCGCATGGCCGAGGCGCTCCGCGTATTCCGCGATACAGCCGTGGAGGTTGAGGAGCAGCGGCTGCGTGAACGCCAAGTGGTCCTAGATACGATCGACTATGGCGTCCTTATCCTCGACCCCGAGTTGCGGGTGAGGATGTACAACCGCGCTTTCCGCGATCTCTGGGAGCTCCCCGATGAGGTCCTCCGGGCGCGCCATACCCTGGAAGAGCTGCTGCTGGGCTACAGCCGGCGCGGCCTGCATGGCGTGCCCGAGGAGGAGTGGGATGGTTATGTTGCCCGTCGCTTGGCTGAGGTGCACACGGCATCGACGCCGCCGCAAGAGTGGCATCGCCCCGACGGGCGCGTGCTCCAGTACGAGGTCGTGGCTCTCCCAGATGGCGGGCGGATGCTCACCTACTTCGACTTGACGCGTCTCAAGCGCGCCGAGGAGGCATTGGTCCATGCTCAGAAGATGGCGGCGCTCGGGCAACTGACCGCCGGCATTGCTCATGAGATCAAAAACCCCCTCAATTTCGTCAACAACTTTGCCGGCCTCTCGGTCGACCTGTTGGAGGAGCTGAAGGACGTAGCGGCGAAGGCGGTCGGCGCCCTCGATCCCGGCAAGCGGGCCGAGATTGTCGAGACAATTGGCATGCTGACCGGAAATCTGAAGAGGATCGTCGAGCACGGTCGCCGCGCTGACGGCATTGTTCGGAGCATGCTACAGCACTCACGAGGTAGCAGCGGCGAGTGGCAAGCGACTGATCTGAACATGCTGGTCGAGGAGGCCCTGAATCTTGCCTATCACGGGGCGCGCGCTCAGGATCAAAGCTTCGACATCACATTGGAGCGCAACCTCGACCGCGACCTCGCACCGGTTGACGTTGTACCTCAGGAGCTGACTCGCGTGCTCCTGAATCTCATCGGCAACGGCTTCTATGCCGCTAACAAGCGGAGTCGCGAGAACGACGGAGCTTACCGCCCGGAACTGAAGATCACGACCCGCGAGTTCGGCGAAAGCGTTGAGGTCCGCGTGCGTGACAATGGCATTGGTATTCCGCCGGAGAACAGGGAGAAACTGTTCCAGCCTTTCTTCACGACCAAGCCGACCGGCGAGGGCACGGGGCTTGGGCTGTCGATCAGCTACGAGATCGTAACGCAACAGCACGGCGGCACCATCACGGTCGACAGCGAAGTCGGCGAATTCACGGAGTTCACGGTACGGTTGCCGCGCCGGCGGCATGCAGTGGCGGGAAGAATGGGATGA
- a CDS encoding ABC transporter permease, translating to MPRYLGHPLTGPAIATVAVALIVLSTTDRFLTPGNLSNLALQVSIIALVAIGSTLVIFVGGIDLSPGSMIALLTILLTSMLKFWGVEFWAAIVLTLAFGAVLGGVNGIVTAYLRIPAFITTLAGLSAYRGIAFMFNNGSPVFDASDRLEPLFYGHILGIPLPLVYVVVFFAVAHWLMRHTRLGRAIYAVGGNASAAYLSGLNVRRTQLYAFVIAGFMAGIGAVLMAARLNSGSPNYGAGLELQAIAAAVIGGASLAGGRGDVVATLFGALTITIVQNGLNLNAIATSTQNVVIGVIIVLAVGIDMWRNEISRIRLLARLRWPAGRALNKEEEYP from the coding sequence ATGCCACGTTACCTCGGCCATCCACTCACAGGGCCTGCGATCGCAACAGTGGCTGTCGCGCTCATCGTTCTGTCCACGACCGATCGTTTTCTCACGCCCGGCAATCTCAGCAATCTCGCTTTGCAGGTCAGCATTATCGCGCTGGTCGCAATTGGCTCGACCTTGGTGATCTTTGTCGGCGGCATCGATCTCAGTCCCGGCTCCATGATCGCGCTGCTCACGATTCTGCTGACCAGCATGCTCAAATTCTGGGGCGTCGAGTTTTGGGCGGCGATCGTGCTCACCCTGGCTTTCGGTGCGGTCCTCGGTGGCGTCAACGGCATCGTGACGGCCTATTTGCGAATTCCCGCCTTTATCACCACCCTTGCCGGGCTCAGCGCCTATCGCGGCATCGCCTTCATGTTCAACAACGGTTCGCCGGTTTTTGATGCCTCCGACCGCCTGGAGCCGCTGTTCTACGGCCATATCCTCGGCATTCCGTTGCCGCTCGTCTACGTTGTTGTCTTTTTCGCTGTCGCCCACTGGCTGATGCGCCACACGCGACTTGGCCGCGCCATCTATGCCGTCGGCGGAAATGCCAGCGCGGCATATCTTTCCGGCCTCAATGTTCGTCGCACGCAGCTCTATGCCTTCGTCATCGCTGGCTTCATGGCCGGGATCGGGGCTGTGCTGATGGCTGCTCGCTTGAACTCGGGCTCCCCTAACTACGGCGCCGGCCTCGAGTTGCAGGCCATTGCCGCCGCGGTGATTGGCGGCGCAAGCCTGGCGGGCGGTCGCGGCGATGTGGTGGCGACGCTGTTCGGAGCGCTCACGATCACCATTGTCCAGAACGGGCTAAATCTCAACGCCATCGCGACCTCGACACAAAACGTCGTGATCGGCGTGATCATCGTGCTCGCCGTTGGCATCGACATGTGGCGTAACGAGATCAGCCGCATTCGGCTTCTTGCCAGGTTGCGCTGGCCAGCGGGCCGCGCGTTGAATAAGGAGGAAGAATATCCATGA
- a CDS encoding ParB/Srx family N-terminal domain-containing protein: protein MDVLVKPTVETWPIDRLRPYERNSRRHSPGQIEQIAASIRQWGWTMPILAADHGMVLAGHGRLAAGKLLGIAEVPVIVAREWSDQQKRAYVIADNRLTDASDWDDEMLRLELSDLLEGGFEIGLTGISEDELSKLSVGIGELEAMPELPDGDRSPFRDMTFILYGEQFGIVERAIAKATKPRDPDNPNRSLQGNALAAICTEYLARARFINRV from the coding sequence ATGGATGTGCTAGTCAAACCGACCGTGGAAACATGGCCCATTGATCGCCTGCGGCCCTATGAGCGGAATTCGCGGCGGCACTCGCCCGGGCAAATCGAGCAGATCGCGGCGTCGATCCGGCAGTGGGGTTGGACGATGCCGATCCTCGCGGCTGATCATGGAATGGTTCTAGCCGGTCACGGCCGACTGGCGGCAGGCAAACTCCTCGGCATCGCCGAGGTGCCGGTCATCGTGGCCCGCGAGTGGAGCGATCAGCAGAAGCGCGCCTATGTCATCGCGGACAATCGGCTCACTGACGCGAGCGATTGGGATGACGAGATGCTGCGGCTCGAATTGAGCGACTTGCTGGAAGGCGGTTTCGAGATCGGGCTTACCGGCATCAGCGAGGACGAGTTATCGAAACTGTCCGTCGGGATCGGCGAGCTTGAGGCGATGCCCGAATTGCCGGACGGCGATCGGTCGCCATTCCGCGACATGACGTTCATTCTGTACGGAGAGCAATTCGGGATCGTCGAGCGGGCGATAGCCAAGGCGACCAAGCCGCGCGATCCGGACAATCCCAATCGATCACTACAAGGCAATGCGCTCGCCGCGATCTGCACGGAATATCTAGCTAGGGCGCGTTTCATAAATCGAGTTTGA
- a CDS encoding ABC transporter substrate binding protein, translating into MQALAQALVGDKPDVIVASSDWSLHAARAVTKTIPIVAAPIGADPVAAGVAESWARPGGNVTDVCLIAPELEVKRLALLHEALPSVRRIAVMASHRKVVEAGFPTLRKAAAEAGLELIEIWVESPSEYAAAFDAMRGRAQKSS; encoded by the coding sequence ATGCAGGCGTTAGCCCAGGCGCTGGTTGGCGACAAACCAGATGTCATTGTCGCCTCTTCCGATTGGTCGCTCCACGCTGCTCGCGCAGTGACGAAAACAATTCCAATTGTCGCCGCACCCATAGGCGCCGACCCAGTCGCCGCCGGTGTCGCCGAGAGTTGGGCGCGTCCGGGCGGCAATGTCACGGACGTTTGCTTGATCGCACCGGAGCTTGAGGTCAAGCGTCTAGCCCTCCTTCATGAAGCCTTGCCGTCAGTGCGTCGCATAGCGGTGATGGCCTCCCATCGCAAGGTCGTGGAAGCGGGTTTTCCAACCTTGCGCAAGGCTGCTGCCGAGGCCGGATTGGAACTGATCGAAATCTGGGTAGAGAGCCCAAGCGAGTATGCAGCCGCCTTTGACGCGATGCGCGGCAGGGCGCAGAAGTCCTCGTGA
- a CDS encoding ABC transporter substrate binding protein, with protein sequence MTSASIIVPSASIPAARQNRSKLARTSANASSTAPVAGEPAGVISLVMALLSFVESAPRAYRLKVGNADIFRNSTEPGTSPEQAATYVVRIFNGVPPGELPFQGPTRFDFTINMKTAKALGVTIPPSLLVSAEVID encoded by the coding sequence GTGACATCCGCCTCCATCATCGTGCCGAGCGCCTCGATCCCTGCCGCAAGGCAGAACCGATCGAAGCTCGCCCGCACTTCTGCAAACGCTTCGTCCACAGCCCCGGTCGCCGGCGAACCAGCCGGTGTGATATCTCTCGTCATGGCGTTGCTCTCCTTTGTGGAATCAGCACCCCGAGCCTACCGGCTCAAGGTGGGCAACGCCGACATCTTCAGAAATTCAACAGAACCCGGGACATCCCCCGAGCAGGCAGCAACTTATGTAGTGCGCATATTCAATGGCGTACCCCCAGGCGAGTTACCGTTTCAAGGACCCACCCGCTTCGACTTCACCATCAACATGAAGACGGCCAAAGCGCTTGGCGTCACGATCCCGCCGTCTCTCCTCGTGAGCGCCGAAGTTATTGACTGA
- a CDS encoding branched-chain amino acid ABC transporter substrate-binding protein, translated as MHFPAPFRRRLIRATVLAIGTAGATAVARAEIRIAVVGPLSVSPMTAQYATFGEELRRGAELAVRDINESGGINGQKLTLVIADDAGCDPKMAVEVANELARQEIVFIDGHYCSSASIPASRVYHEKRVLMISPASTNPRLTDQGFANVFRVCGRDDVQGAFAADYVVDHKLADRIAVVHDQSAYGKGIADEFRRRLNERGVRERMYEAIAQGDKEFSDLITKMKAVGIELIYFGGYFTESGLFVRQAREYGLTATMMVTSGSFNQEYWDLAGSAAEGTLMTFGPEPRKLASAAQVVKRFEAEGFSPEGYTLYAYAAIQVFAEAGTRAGSSELDALEKALHEGTYETVLGPITFDGKGDVQGFKYSMYRWHDRTYEEICCRPPGSELFESPGPTARQGGLGAH; from the coding sequence ATGCACTTTCCAGCACCATTCCGCCGGCGTCTCATCCGCGCGACGGTCCTTGCGATTGGGACCGCGGGCGCAACCGCTGTTGCACGGGCTGAAATCAGGATTGCCGTTGTCGGCCCGCTGAGCGTCTCCCCAATGACCGCGCAGTACGCGACGTTCGGTGAAGAGCTCCGACGGGGCGCTGAGCTGGCGGTGCGCGACATCAACGAAAGCGGGGGTATCAATGGCCAGAAGCTTACCCTCGTGATCGCCGACGACGCCGGCTGCGACCCCAAGATGGCGGTGGAGGTCGCCAACGAACTCGCTAGGCAGGAGATCGTTTTCATCGATGGGCACTATTGTTCCAGCGCCTCAATCCCGGCCTCACGGGTTTACCACGAGAAGCGCGTCTTGATGATCAGCCCAGCCTCGACCAACCCGCGGCTCACCGACCAAGGCTTTGCGAACGTTTTCCGCGTGTGCGGACGTGACGACGTTCAAGGCGCGTTTGCCGCTGACTACGTCGTCGACCATAAACTGGCAGACAGGATCGCCGTTGTCCACGATCAGAGCGCATACGGCAAAGGCATCGCCGATGAGTTTAGAAGGCGACTGAACGAGCGTGGCGTCCGGGAGAGGATGTACGAAGCCATAGCGCAAGGTGACAAGGAATTCAGTGACCTGATCACGAAGATGAAGGCCGTCGGCATCGAGCTGATCTACTTCGGCGGCTACTTCACCGAGAGCGGCCTGTTCGTGCGCCAAGCGCGCGAGTACGGCCTGACCGCTACGATGATGGTGACTTCAGGCTCGTTCAATCAGGAGTATTGGGATCTCGCCGGTTCTGCCGCAGAGGGCACGTTGATGACCTTCGGCCCCGAGCCGCGTAAGCTGGCCTCGGCGGCTCAGGTGGTAAAAAGATTCGAAGCTGAGGGCTTCAGCCCCGAGGGCTATACCCTGTATGCCTACGCCGCGATCCAAGTCTTTGCGGAGGCCGGCACGAGGGCGGGGTCGTCCGAACTCGACGCGCTGGAGAAGGCATTACACGAAGGCACGTACGAGACCGTGCTCGGGCCAATCACCTTCGACGGCAAGGGCGACGTCCAGGGCTTCAAATACTCGATGTACCGCTGGCATGACCGCACTTATGAGGAAATCTGCTGCCGCCCCCCGGGAAGTGAGCTGTTCGAGTCACCCGGCCCAACCGCACGGCAAGGTGGGCTCGGAGCGCATTGA
- a CDS encoding ABC transporter substrate-binding protein, whose translation MDELRNLGWVENATIVLERKEAGSRLDQLPVFAADLVRSKPDLIVAITPQAVRAVKEATSDIPIVMLFVADPVGVGLASSLAHPGGNLTGVATLVPGAFMGKMLEVLRELLPHAKRVAAFLNPSSETLRLLFPREAPAAAANLGFELDVINVKETNEIPGAVAAAKAGGAEALWIVGDPIFHSPPHRVPDLAVQARLPSIYLVRNLVQAGGLISYGPDFPGEARRGAHYVDRILKGAKPADLPIEQPAKYLLAINLKTAKSLGVEIPPSLLARADEVFE comes from the coding sequence TTGGACGAGCTTCGCAATCTCGGCTGGGTAGAGAATGCTACGATCGTCCTTGAACGTAAGGAAGCGGGTTCGCGGCTCGATCAGTTACCGGTGTTCGCTGCCGACCTCGTGCGATCGAAACCCGATCTCATCGTCGCGATCACTCCTCAGGCAGTGCGCGCTGTCAAGGAGGCGACCTCGGACATACCGATCGTGATGCTCTTCGTGGCTGATCCGGTTGGTGTAGGGCTTGCGTCAAGCCTTGCTCATCCAGGCGGAAACCTGACGGGTGTCGCTACGCTAGTTCCAGGCGCTTTCATGGGCAAGATGCTTGAAGTGCTTCGGGAGCTTCTCCCGCACGCGAAGCGCGTCGCGGCTTTTCTCAACCCCTCGAGCGAGACTTTGCGCCTTTTATTTCCAAGGGAAGCACCCGCAGCAGCCGCTAACCTCGGCTTTGAGCTTGACGTCATCAACGTGAAGGAGACGAACGAAATTCCAGGCGCAGTTGCCGCCGCTAAGGCTGGAGGGGCAGAAGCCTTGTGGATAGTGGGCGATCCCATCTTCCACAGTCCGCCGCACCGGGTGCCAGATCTCGCAGTCCAGGCACGTTTGCCGTCGATCTATCTTGTCCGCAACCTAGTACAGGCGGGCGGATTGATTTCGTATGGGCCGGACTTTCCCGGTGAGGCTCGACGGGGAGCCCACTATGTCGATCGGATACTGAAGGGCGCCAAACCGGCCGACCTGCCAATTGAACAGCCCGCCAAGTATCTGCTCGCCATTAATCTCAAAACTGCAAAATCGCTTGGTGTCGAGATCCCGCCTTCCCTTCTCGCGCGTGCAGATGAGGTCTTTGAATAG
- a CDS encoding phage integrase N-terminal SAM-like domain-containing protein yields MSETNTVSPLRQRMIEDMAAHKLNPHTQRSHICSCKRFAAWLKRSPDTATPDEVRQFQLHLIESGTSICNRNRIHDRGAVLVPRHAPSP; encoded by the coding sequence ATGAGCGAGACTAACACTGTCAGCCCGCTGCGTCAGCGTATGATCGAAGATATGGCTGCGCACAAGCTCAACCCGCACACCCAGCGTAGCCACATTTGCAGCTGCAAGCGGTTCGCCGCCTGGCTCAAACGCTCGCCCGATACGGCAACCCCCGACGAGGTGCGGCAATTTCAGCTGCACCTGATCGAGAGCGGGACCAGCATCTGCAACCGCAATCGGATCCATGACCGGGGTGCGGTTCTTGTTCCGCGTCACGCTCCGTCGCCATGA
- a CDS encoding lactoylglutathione lyase family protein produces MSYPRAFNHIGLSVPDVDAAFKWYTEVLGLYPIMEPTTISKDDSVIGMMCTDVFGPDWTSFRICHLATADKIGIELFAFPNNVKPENNLEYWKTGIFHFCITDPDVEALANKIVAHGGKQRMPVRHYYPGEKPYRMVYCEDPWGNIVEIYSHSYELTYSAGAYL; encoded by the coding sequence ATGAGCTATCCGCGCGCCTTTAATCATATTGGACTGTCCGTTCCCGACGTCGATGCGGCGTTCAAGTGGTACACAGAAGTGCTAGGCCTTTATCCAATCATGGAGCCGACGACGATCAGCAAGGACGACAGCGTCATAGGAATGATGTGTACCGACGTGTTCGGTCCCGACTGGACGAGCTTCCGCATCTGCCATCTGGCCACGGCGGACAAGATCGGGATCGAGCTCTTCGCATTTCCCAACAATGTCAAACCTGAAAACAATCTCGAATACTGGAAGACCGGCATCTTCCATTTCTGCATCACCGATCCCGATGTCGAAGCGCTTGCCAACAAGATCGTCGCGCATGGCGGCAAACAGCGCATGCCAGTTCGGCATTATTATCCTGGCGAGAAGCCTTACCGCATGGTGTATTGCGAAGATCCCTGGGGCAATATCGTCGAGATCTATTCGCATTCGTATGAACTGACTTATTCTGCCGGCGCCTACCTGTAG